From the genome of Desulfobaculum xiamenense:
TGCATACCGGAAAAAATATGAACGAAAAAAAGTACGACAAGAAATTCTCCAGACGTGACGGCGAAAGCCGCGAGGCTCGCCCCGCCGCGCGGGACCAGTGGTCTATTACAGAGGAACTGGTGGACATCGACCGCCAGCTGACGCGCATTCTGGCCCGGCGCACGACGCTTTTGGCCAAGGCGGCAGGGTCGCGCAAGCGCAAGGGCAAGTCCCTTGTGGACCCCAGTCAGGAAAAATCCATGCGCGCGGTGTGGGAGGAACTGGTCAAGCGCCAGGGCTTCGACGCCACGACCGTCCGCAAGCTCTTCAACCTTTCCAACGGGCTCGCCTACGGTTACGCGCAGGCGGACGAGCAAGGCGAGAAGGCGTTTATCATGCGCCCCCGCCGCGAGACGCTCTCCCTCGACATGCCCGGTCCGCGCGCCCTTGTGGAAACCCGCATGTGGGCTGCGCTCGCCGCGGCCGCTGGCGTCGAGTGTACGCTTGAGCCGGTCGTGCTCAACGATCCCATCGTCGAACTGGTCAAGGCGCTCAATCAGGCTGGCGCGTCCATCTCTCGCGAGAAGGGCGTGGTCCGCTGCACTGGTGCCGTTCCGGACTTTTCCGGAAAGACCGTGTTCGCTGGCAGCGATGAGCTGAATTTTTACATGATGCTGGCCATGGCCATGCCCGAGCCGGGCATCTCCATGTTCTCGGGCGGTACGCCGCTCAAGGTCATGGATCTGCGCCCGGTCATTCACGTCCTGTCCGGACTGGGCATTCGCCTGACCACGCTTGAGCCGCAGTCCAACGGTGTGCCCGTACGCATGGAGAGCGGTGGCATGACCACCAATCGCTTCCGCGTGCCCGAAGGGTTCCCCGCCGAGGCGGCCGCAGCCATGGCCCTCTTCGGTCCCACCTTCCCCGATGGCATTGAGTTCACCTGGGGTTCCGACTGGAACGATGGCGGGTTGCTTGGTCGTGTGGCGGCTGTGCTCAAGGAGTGTGGCATTCCCTGCACGCTGACTGAGGACTCGTTCTCCGTTGCCCGCGCCCGCTACGCAATGCCCAAGGCACCCCGGCTGGCCCTTGATCCCATGCTCTGCACGACGCTTCTCGCCGCCCCGCATTTTGGCAGCGGCAAGGTGCGCCTTGCGGGCGTCTGGCCCGCCGACAACGCTGTGGCCATGGCCGCCGTTGAGCTTCTCAAGGCTCTTGGCATGCGTGTCGAGGTCGGCAAGGATGCCATCGTCAGCGAGCTTGGCGAGCGTCCCGAACAGCTTGATCTCGACGTGACTGTCTGCCCGCGCTTCGCGCCCCTGGCGCTTGCCGCCGGTTTCGCGTCCCGCTCCGGCGCACGCGTGGCCGTGGGCGAGGGCTTCGACTCCGCCGCTGCCATGGAGCTTGGCGAACGTCTTGGCCGCTTTGTGCGTGTCAGCCCCGACAAGCTCGTCGTGGCGGCCGCTCCTCGCGGCAGCATGTGGGAAGAGGGTGCGTCGTGGGTCAGCCCCGCTCCGGAGTGGAGCCTCGGGCTTGCTCTCGCGTCGTATGCCGCCCCCGGCATCGTGCTGGCCAACCCCGGCGATCTCGCCGCGCTGTGGCCGGAGTTCTGGCAGCTTTTCGTCAATGGTTTCACACCGAAAATCGAGAAGAAGGAACCCGATGACGATGGAGACAAGAAAGGACGACGTGTCCGTATCGGATGACATCGAAACCCTTTCCCGCGAATTCGAGGAGTTCAAGCTCCAGAAGGAAGCGGCGGAGGCTCAGGTGAAAAATCTCCGCAACGCTGAAGACCCCAAAAATGGGGTCTTCTATGCGCAGGAGATTTTTCACCTTCAGCAGGACAAGCTCCGACTCGACACGGAAATGGAAATCCGCAGGCGGCGTATGAACCGCCTGCGCATGGCCGAGGCTGACAACGGTTTCCTGTTCTAGGATTCTGCACTTCAGGCGGCCCTGCGGGGCCGCCACAGCCCGAGAGGATTACGCATGCCCCTGAACCTGACCCAGAAGATCATCGACGCCCACAGACTGAGCGGGGACATGGTCCCCGGCGCGGAAGTGGGCCTGCGCATCGACCAGACGCTGACACAGGACGCCACGGGTACCATGGCCCATCTCCAGTTCGAGGCCATGGGACTCGACAGGGTGCAGACAGAGCTTTCCGTGAGCTATGTCGACCACAACACCTTGCAGATGGGTTTTCGCAATCCGGATGACCATCGCTATCTGCGCACCGTCGCGGCAAGGTATGGCATCGTGTTTTCCCCTGCGGGCACAGGCATCTGCCACCAGCTTCATCTCGAAAACTTCGCCGTTCCCGGCAAGACGCTCATCGGCTCGGACAGCCACACCCCCACCGCGGGCGGTCTGGGCTGTCTGGCCATGGGCGCGGGCGGCCTCTCCGTCGCGCTGGCCATGGCTGGCGAACCCTACTTCATCTCCATGCCCCGCGTTGTCCGTGTGCATCTCACCGGCGAACTGCGCGGCTGGGCCACCGCCAAGGACGTCATCCTCCACCTGCTCGGCCTTTTGAGCGTGAAGGGCGGCGTGGGACGCGTGATGGAATACTGCGGTCCCGGCGTGGCTACACTCTCGGTTCCTGAGCGCGCAACGATCACCAATATGGGCGCGGAGCTTGGCGCGACCACGTCCATCTTCCCCAGCGACGAGCGCACCCGCGAATTCCTCGCCGCCATGGGACGCGAGGGCGACTGGACGCCGCTTTCCGCCGATGCCGACGCCGTCTACGACGAGACCGTCGAGATCGACCTGTCGAGCCTCGAACCGCTGGCCGCCCAGCCGCACATGCCCGACCGGGTGATTCCCGTGCGCGAGCTGGCCGGGTTGAAGGTCGATCAGGCCGCCATCGGCTCCTGCACCAACTCGTCCTATGCCGACCTCAAGACCGTTGCGCGGATGCTCGATGGCCGTCAGGTGAGCCGCACCACCGACCTCATGATTTCTCCCGGCTCCAAGCAGGTTCTGACCATGCTTGCCGCCGAGGGCCTCGTCTCCCCGCTCATTTCCGCAGGCGCGCGTCTTCTCGAATGCACCTGCGGTCCGTGCATCGGCATGGGCGGTTCGCCCGTGAGCGGCGGCGTGTCTGCCCGCACCTTCAATCGCAATTTCGAAGGCCGCAGCGGCACGCAGGATGCCAAGGTCTACCTCGTCAGCCCGCAGACCGCGGCCATGGCCGCACTGAACGGCGAGTTCACCGATCCCGCCACGTGGGGCGATGCTCCCGAAAAGCCCGTGCTGCCCGAGAGGACGCCGGACATTCGCCATCTGTTCATCTTCCCGCCCGCAGATGGGCGCGGCATGGACATCCAGCGCGGACCGAATATCGTGCCGCTGGAGCAGTTTCCCGCATTGGCCGAGACCATCGAGACCGGCGTGCGGCTCAAGGTCGGCGACGACATCACCACGGACCACATCCTGCCCGCCGGTGCCCAGATCACCGCGCTGCGCTCCAACATCCCCGCCATCAGCGAGTATATTTTCTCGCGAGTGGACGCGGGATTCGTTTCGCGCATCCGCGAGGCCGGGCACGGCGTCATCGTCGGCGGCGAGAACTACGGTCAGGGCTCCAGCCGCGAGCATGCGGCCCTTGGCCCGCGCCACCTCGGCGTGCGCGCGGTCATCGTGAAGTCCCTTGCCCGCATCCATCGCGCCAACCTCGTCAATTTCGGCATTCTGCCGCTGATTTTCGCCGACAAGGACGACTATGAGCGCATCGCCGAAGGTGACTCCATTGTCATCGACACGCACCTCATCACCCCCGGCGGTATGTTCGAAGTGCTTGTCAACGGCGAGGAAAGCATTAAAGTTACAAATGATTTGACGGAAAAAGAGCTGGCTATTATTCAGGCAGGCGGCCTGTTGAACTCCGTTCGCCAGTCCCTTGGACGCTAACGCAATACACTTCGACTACCGGGAGAATCTATGCTCGACGGAATGCGACAGCATGCCAGTTCCTGGATCGTGAAGATCCTGTTCGGCATCATCATTGTTGTCTTCGTCTTCGCCTTTGGCTCGGGTACCCTGAGCAACCGCGCGAATGGCGGTGCCGTTCTCGCCTACGTGAACGAGTCCCCCATCCTCATCAAGGACTTCGAGATGGCCTATCAGAGGGCCGTCGAGGCCCTGCGCCGTCAGAATCCCGGCATCTCCAGCGATGACCTTGCCAGCGCCGGATTCAAGAATCAGGTGCTTAACCGCATGATCAACGACTCGCTCCTCACTGCCGAGGCCGACAGGCTCGGCGTCACTGTGAGCAAGGACGAGATCCGTGCCCGCATCCTTGAAATCGAGGCCTTCCGCAACAAGGACAACGCCTTCGATACCCTGGTCTATCAGGCCGTTCTGCGCGGTAGCCACCTGCAGCCCGCCGAGTTTGAGGCTGACATGGCCGAGCAGATCCGTAGCGAGAAGCTGCGCAAGCACCTGAACCTCTCGGTCACCGTCACCGAAGAGGAAGCCTACGACATGTTCCGCTTCGCCGCCGAGCAGGCCCGCATTGAGTACTTGCTCTTCGGCTGGAAGGACTTCGCCGATCAGGTGACCCCGGCCGACGCCGACATCGAGAACTTCTACAAGACCAACGAGGCGAACTTCCGCCGTCCCGCTACTGCGGACTTCGCCACCCTCACCTTCACCCCCCGCGCCCTTGCCGCCCGTCAGGACGTCACCGCCGAGGAGATGAAGGTCTACTACGACGCCAACATGTCGCAGTTCGAGCAGCCCGAGATGGTTTCCGCTCGCCACATCCTCATCAAGGTGGCCCCCGGCGCTTCCGCTGCCGAGGTTGAAACCGCCCGCAAGAAGCTTCTCGACATTCAGGGCCGTTTGTCCAAGGGCGAATCCTTCGCCCAGCTTGCCGAAAAGTATTCCGAGGGCCCCAGCTCCGTGCGCGGTGGCGACCTCGGCTGGTTCCCCCGTGGCGCCATGGTCGAGCCTTTCGAGAAGGCCGCCTTCGCCCTTGAGGCTGGTCACGTTTCCGCCCCCGTGCGTACCGACTTCGGTTGGCATCTCATCCGCGTGGACGAGAAGCGCGCCGCTGGCGTCAAGACCTTCGACGAGGCCCGTGAGGAGATTCGTTCCCTCATCGCCGAGGAGAAGGCTTCCGAGCGCATTTCCGACGTTCTCGATCAGGCCCTCGAACAGATTCTCGCCGGTGACAAGATCGACAAGATCGCTGCCGATGCTGGTCTGACCGCTGTCCAGACCGGTCCCATGACCAAGGATATGCTCGCTTCCCGCCTCGGCGTGAGCGAAGAGGACGCCGACAGGCTCTTCTCCACCTCCCTTGGCACCGGAACCGACACTCCCGTCAGCGTCGATCAGGGCTACATGATCGCCTTCAAGGTCGCTGAGACCGAGGCGACCATCGCTCCTCTCGACGAGGTGCGCGAGCAGATCGTCGAGGCTCTCAAGCGTCAGGGCGCTACCGCCCTCGCGCAGGGCAAGGCCGATGCCGTGCTCGCCGAGCTTCGCGATGCCGACAAGGCCAAGGCCGCCATGGCCGAATACGGCAAGTCCATGGAGAAGAGCGCCGAGTTCGGCCGTCAGGGCTTCATCCCCGGACTGGGCATGAATCCCGGACTGGTCGAGGCCGCTTTCCTGACCGAAGTCAGCAACTGGCTGCCCCAGTCCTACACCGTCGGCGAAGGCGTCGTCATCGCCCGTATGGTCGAGCGCGTCATGCCTTCCGACAAGCTCTGGAATACCCAGAAGGACTACGTCCTCGACGCCCTTACCCGGACCAAGGAAAACGAAATGTTCCAGGCTTTCCTGAAGTCCCTGCGCGACAAGGCCGAGATTCGCGTCGCTGATAGCCGCGTTCTCGAATAGCCCCATCGCCATATCGAGCCATCATCAAGCCCGCCGGAGTCCCTCCGGCGGGCTTTTTTGTGGGCGTCAGTTGTGTCCTGCCGTATCGCGTGGGCGCTGTGGCTGGGCCGTATCGTTCTTTGACGGGTGCAAGCCGTAGGCTCCGCCGGCCAAGGGGCCGCTGGCCCCCTGGACCCCCGATATGCGATGGGCGTGGGTGCCCTTGGCGGGGCGTGCGGCTTATAGGGACGAAGCCCTAGTGAGGATTGTCAAGGGGGTCACCCCCTTGACCGGGTCCGGGCAGAGCCCGGCCGCCGGAGGCTGTGCTCCGCGCAGCGGCGAGCGCTGTGGCTGGGGCGTGTCGTTCGCTGCCACATGCAAGCCGTAGGCTCCGCCGGCCAAGGGGCCGCTGGCCCCAGGACCCCTGATATGCGATGGGCGTGGGTGCCCTTGGCGGGTCGTGTGGCTTATACGGACGAAGCCCTAGTTGGGATTGTTAAGGGCCCACGGCCCTTGACCGGGGTCCGGGGCTGGCCCCGGCCGCCGGAGGCTGTGCTCCGCGCTGCGGCTCGGCTGTGTGAGCGGCTCGTGCCGTGGCGGCCGGGCGACGTGGGCATGAAAAAGCCCCACGGGGGGAGACCCGTGGGGCGCAGGATGAGACGAGGGGTGAAGTGTCCTTCGTCGGGCAGGGCTATTTTTCTTTCTTGAAGATGATGAGCGGGCAGTTCTTGCAGATGTCCGCGCCGGGGAAGTGGTCGCCGGGGCGGGTGATGGAGCCGGAACCGTGCTGGGCCTTGCGGTCGAGCAGGCGGTTGACGGTGGGCGCGATGTGCTCGCCGGGGATGATGACGTTGATCTCGCCGCGCTCGGTCTTTCCGGCGTTGTAGCTGCCGCTGCATGCGGGGAGCATGTTGAACTTCTTCTGGGTGAAGGAGTAGACGTTGCCGCCGCAGGCCGAGGAATTGATGGTGATGTTGGTCTTGAGCGGATGGACGTCCATGGCGGCGGCGTAGTCCACGGCCAGGTGGTAGGCCTGCATGTTGTCACAGTAGAAATGGACGGTGTCGGGGTCGAAGAAGGTATCGCCCAGCGGGGAAACGACAACGGCCAGCAGCTCGTTTTCGGACAGGCGAGCCTTGGTGGAGATGAAGCGCTCGGCCTGATCCTTGTCTACACAGTACTTGGCGTGGCTCTTGATCTCGCCTTCGTCCATGGGCTTCCAGCCGAAGGCGAAGCAGGCGTTGGAGCAGCCGAGCTGTTCCTTGCCGGCCAGCACGGTCTGGCCCTTCATGCGTGCGGCAAGCTCCCACTGGCAGAAGGTCATGGGCTTCACGGCGGAGTAGTACTCCGGAGCGTTCTCCTGGAAATCCTTGAGTTCGGCTTCGTCGAAGATGAACTTCACGGCGATGGGGTAGTGCATCAGGCGGAGTTCATCCATGAGGGTGTGCTGAATGGACTTGTAGTCGTGGCTGAGTACGGCCATTGGTGTTTCCTCCGGAGTGTTGTCTTTCGCGGGGGAATGCGCACGAGCGCGCCCCACGTGGTGTGAACGATGTGCCTTGCGCACCTGCCTGGTGCGTTGCGAAGGACTGAATAGGCTTTAATCTCCGGGCTTGGAAGAAATTCCAGCCGAATGTTATTTAATTCACAATCAATAGGTGCGAAGACGAAAAATGGCGTACGGCGGGACGTGGACGGCGCGAGTGCTGTGTGTGGGCTACGCTTTGTTGGGGATGGGAATGTATTTTGATGTGGAAAAAAGCGGGGGCCGGGCGTTTTGGGATGAACTGGACGCGGCTAGAGGCGGTCGAGCGGTTTGAAGTAGTGCCGCCAGAATTCCGTGGCGAGGGTGGCGATTTTCATGGGGACGTAGACGTAGGCGACGATCATGATGACTGCGTAGAGATAGCCGCCATTCCACGGATTGCGCTTGTAGTAGATGTAGTCCGGATGGTTCCAGATGACGAAGAAGAGGAAGACGCCGCCGATGATGTGGATGAGGGAGCCGAATTTGTGGCTGCGTGTGAAGTAGATGAAGTAGATAAGGGCCATCGTTGCGATGTAGATGAGTATCGCAATGGGGGTCATGAGATCGGTGGAGACTTCCAGCGCTCTCATGACGAGGACGAGCAGGAGTTCGGTATACTCGCGGAGCATGGTTTGCCTCCCAGTGTGTCTGCGTAATGCATAACACACTGGGCAGGCAATGCAATGCGCGCGTGCGCGTGAAGGCTAGGCGGGGTGGGCTTCGGCGAGGGCCATGCGGATGAACTTGAGGTTCGGCCACACAATGCCGGTGAGAATGAGCGCCGCACCGAATATCTGCCATGCGACGAGCGGTTCGCCGAGCAGCAGCCATGCGCAGAACACGGTGGTGATCGGCTCCACGCAGGAGAAAATGGACGTGTAGGTGCCGCCGACGGTGTCGATGGCGAGATACATGAACACGATGGCGAACACGGTGGGCACCAGGCCGAGGCTCAGCGCGAGGA
Proteins encoded in this window:
- a CDS encoding DUF169 domain-containing protein; this translates as MAVLSHDYKSIQHTLMDELRLMHYPIAVKFIFDEAELKDFQENAPEYYSAVKPMTFCQWELAARMKGQTVLAGKEQLGCSNACFAFGWKPMDEGEIKSHAKYCVDKDQAERFISTKARLSENELLAVVVSPLGDTFFDPDTVHFYCDNMQAYHLAVDYAAAMDVHPLKTNITINSSACGGNVYSFTQKKFNMLPACSGSYNAGKTERGEINVIIPGEHIAPTVNRLLDRKAQHGSGSITRPGDHFPGADICKNCPLIIFKKEK
- a CDS encoding SurA N-terminal domain-containing protein; this translates as MLDGMRQHASSWIVKILFGIIIVVFVFAFGSGTLSNRANGGAVLAYVNESPILIKDFEMAYQRAVEALRRQNPGISSDDLASAGFKNQVLNRMINDSLLTAEADRLGVTVSKDEIRARILEIEAFRNKDNAFDTLVYQAVLRGSHLQPAEFEADMAEQIRSEKLRKHLNLSVTVTEEEAYDMFRFAAEQARIEYLLFGWKDFADQVTPADADIENFYKTNEANFRRPATADFATLTFTPRALAARQDVTAEEMKVYYDANMSQFEQPEMVSARHILIKVAPGASAAEVETARKKLLDIQGRLSKGESFAQLAEKYSEGPSSVRGGDLGWFPRGAMVEPFEKAAFALEAGHVSAPVRTDFGWHLIRVDEKRAAGVKTFDEAREEIRSLIAEEKASERISDVLDQALEQILAGDKIDKIAADAGLTAVQTGPMTKDMLASRLGVSEEDADRLFSTSLGTGTDTPVSVDQGYMIAFKVAETEATIAPLDEVREQIVEALKRQGATALAQGKADAVLAELRDADKAKAAMAEYGKSMEKSAEFGRQGFIPGLGMNPGLVEAAFLTEVSNWLPQSYTVGEGVVIARMVERVMPSDKLWNTQKDYVLDALTRTKENEMFQAFLKSLRDKAEIRVADSRVLE
- a CDS encoding chorismate mutase encodes the protein MNEKKYDKKFSRRDGESREARPAARDQWSITEELVDIDRQLTRILARRTTLLAKAAGSRKRKGKSLVDPSQEKSMRAVWEELVKRQGFDATTVRKLFNLSNGLAYGYAQADEQGEKAFIMRPRRETLSLDMPGPRALVETRMWAALAAAAGVECTLEPVVLNDPIVELVKALNQAGASISREKGVVRCTGAVPDFSGKTVFAGSDELNFYMMLAMAMPEPGISMFSGGTPLKVMDLRPVIHVLSGLGIRLTTLEPQSNGVPVRMESGGMTTNRFRVPEGFPAEAAAAMALFGPTFPDGIEFTWGSDWNDGGLLGRVAAVLKECGIPCTLTEDSFSVARARYAMPKAPRLALDPMLCTTLLAAPHFGSGKVRLAGVWPADNAVAMAAVELLKALGMRVEVGKDAIVSELGERPEQLDLDVTVCPRFAPLALAAGFASRSGARVAVGEGFDSAAAMELGERLGRFVRVSPDKLVVAAAPRGSMWEEGASWVSPAPEWSLGLALASYAAPGIVLANPGDLAALWPEFWQLFVNGFTPKIEKKEPDDDGDKKGRRVRIG
- a CDS encoding aconitate hydratase — translated: MPLNLTQKIIDAHRLSGDMVPGAEVGLRIDQTLTQDATGTMAHLQFEAMGLDRVQTELSVSYVDHNTLQMGFRNPDDHRYLRTVAARYGIVFSPAGTGICHQLHLENFAVPGKTLIGSDSHTPTAGGLGCLAMGAGGLSVALAMAGEPYFISMPRVVRVHLTGELRGWATAKDVILHLLGLLSVKGGVGRVMEYCGPGVATLSVPERATITNMGAELGATTSIFPSDERTREFLAAMGREGDWTPLSADADAVYDETVEIDLSSLEPLAAQPHMPDRVIPVRELAGLKVDQAAIGSCTNSSYADLKTVARMLDGRQVSRTTDLMISPGSKQVLTMLAAEGLVSPLISAGARLLECTCGPCIGMGGSPVSGGVSARTFNRNFEGRSGTQDAKVYLVSPQTAAMAALNGEFTDPATWGDAPEKPVLPERTPDIRHLFIFPPADGRGMDIQRGPNIVPLEQFPALAETIETGVRLKVGDDITTDHILPAGAQITALRSNIPAISEYIFSRVDAGFVSRIREAGHGVIVGGENYGQGSSREHAALGPRHLGVRAVIVKSLARIHRANLVNFGILPLIFADKDDYERIAEGDSIVIDTHLITPGGMFEVLVNGEESIKVTNDLTEKELAIIQAGGLLNSVRQSLGR